The sequence ACCCGCGCGATCCTTGGCGACGCGCAAGCCGAGTTTGTCTTCCGCGATTCGTTCGAGCTCGATGCGCATCGCCGCCGGCAAAGGCATGGCGCGTGAAGCGTTGGCATCCGTGAGGAGCAGGACGGTGGTGTCGCTGCCTTCGACGGCGAGTGCCAAGCGACGAACGATGGTGACCCAGCGATCGAGCCGCGTTTCACCTCGAGATCCGGGCACGCCTGCCGTATCGATCACGACGACGGAGAAGGCGTGACTCTGTGCAACTCGAACGGCGACGCGTGCGAGGTCGTCGAAATCTGGACGGATGACCAGTAGTCGTTCGAGGTCGACGCCTGCGCGGAGAGCTCCTGGGGCAAACAGGGTTGCGGTGGGATCGAGCCACGCGCACCACGCGCCTTGCGTATCGTTTTCGCCGCGATGCCGAGCATCCGCTTGAGCCGAAGCGCACAAGGCAAGCGCGAGCGTGGTTGCACGGGCAAGACCTTGCGGCGCGGAGAGCTCCACGACGACTCCCCGGGGCAAACCGCCTTCGGGCAAGGCTGCATCGACGGGGCGCAAGCCAAGGGGCAAGGCTTTGGCGCGTCCGGTCGAAAGGCCGGAAAGCCCCGGACGAACGAGGGCGCTTTGGAAGAGTGCGCGGCGACGAGCGTCGATGTCCAGTTCAGGTGCCGTGGCAGCAGAGGCGAAGCTCATACTGAACACATTAACAGCTACTGAACGGCTGGCAAACAAAGATGCCAGTAAAAAATGAACTCATCGGACATACTCTGTCCTACTGAACAAGCCAGGACATGACGCACGACGGATGAGCTATGACACAATGCACCAATTTCACTCGTCGTAAATTTTGCCGTTCGTGCTGCGACGGGTTACGAGGCGCAGACTTGAATGAAACCCCGGGAGAAGCCGTGCTTTTCCGGCACTTGCGGGACCCCGAACTCGCCCGCTCCGCGGGTTCGAACAGTGGGGCCCCCCCCGCAAGCGCCGGAAAAACACGAGCTTCTCCCTCCTACGAAAGAGAAAGGTACGTCATGAAAACGAAAGGTAAAAAGGCCGACAAGAAGAACGTCTCCCTGAACAAGAAGGAGAAGAAGAGCGTTGTGATGGAGGCGACCGAAGCGCTGGCCGGTTCGGAATTGATGCTGGATGAAGCGGTGGAGAGAACACCGGCGACGGCTCAGTCAGATGACTCGATCTTGCCTGCTCCCGCAAATGTGGAGCGACGCACGATCACGAATGACGAGCGACAGCGGCTCATTGCACTTGCGGCGTATTTCCGAGCGCAGCAGGCAGGGTTTGGAAAAACGAACCCGGTCGAGGACTGGCTCTTGGCGGAACGTGAAGTGGACGCGATGATTGGGGCCGGGGACTCGATCTGACGAAAGATCGGTTTGCCACGACGAATCTGATTCCTGGGCCGAATTCCACCCAAATGGCCATCCTGACCGAGCCGGCGACATTCCTCTTGATCGCAAGCGTAAGAACCGCAATGATGAGTCGTTCATGAGAGGCAGGAGGTTTCCATGGCATTGACGCATGAAGAACAGGAATACGTTCGGGCCGTAGGAAGGTGGTTCTACGGACAAGCACCTGCACAGGTGACCGAAGAGCTCGCCAAAGTCGTGGCCGAGATGATGATGAAAGTGGTCGAGGGGTCGAGGGCGATGCACTTGGTCCCGCGTCCGACGGGTGGGGTGCCCGGCGTCGCTTGGCTTTGCAGCCAGGCCGTTCAGGCATGGTGGCGAACGCACCATGAAGAGCGAGTTTACTACGCGGTGAAACAAGCCGTGGCCATGGGCTACAAGTCCACGTATGCAATGGCCGAGATGGGACTGTAATTCGCTCGACGTGTCCCCTCCTTCCTCCACTCACCATCATACTCTCCGCGACGCGCTCATCGCCGCAATGCTTCCTTCGCCCGGCGGAGGTTTGCCCGCCGCAGGTGACCTCGATCTGTCCGCCTTTTGGCCTCGATTCGAAGCTGCCGCGCCCATTCACCTGCGCCTGGCATTCCACACGGCCACGGTCGTCATTGCCGGGATGTTGCCCATTGCGCTTGGATATCGCCACACGCTCGCGTCGCTCGATGACGATGCACGCAATGCGTTCCTCGTGCGAGCTGCGAACATGCCCGGCATGGCTCCGCTGCTCGATATCGTGAAGGTCGTCGCCGCATTCGCGTATTTCGACGACCCGCACGTGGAAGCCACCATTCGAGGTCGCGCATGAATCGCGTCGATGGACGAACATTGCACGTGCCGCTCGATATCGAAGCGGACGTCGTCATCGTCGGCAGTGGTCCTGCGGGATCCGCCGCTGCGCGTGAAGCTGCTCGGCTTGGCGCTCGCGTCATCGTCGTCGAAGAGGGGCGTTTTTTCGATAAGAGCGAATTCCCAGAATCCTCGTTCGCCTCGATGGCAGCCGCTTATCGCGACATGGGCGCGTCGGTGGTGCTCGGTCCTGCACCCATTCCGTTCGTGCAAGGCAAAATGGTCGGCGGTTCGAGCCCCATCAATGGCGCGATTTGTTGGCGAATGCCGCGCGACGTTCATGCCGAATGGATCCAAGCCGATCCGGCTTTGGCAGATGCATTGCCCTACGAAAAAATCGAAGCCATCACCCTCGAGCTCGAATCACGCCTGAACGTCAAACCAACCGAGGCGCGCATTGCAGGCACCAAAAACCTCCTGATGGCCAAAGGTGCCGAAGCGCTGGGCATCGAGCATCGGCCGATTCGTCGCAACGTTTCCGATTGCGAGGGGCTCGGGCGCTGCATGCAAGGTTGCCCGAAAGGGAACAAACTATCGGTCGATGCCACATTGCTTTCCGATGCGGAATCACATGGCGCAATGGTCGTCACTTCGGTCGAGGTCACCGAGATCGAGCGCCTCCGCGATCGCGTCGTTGGTGTGCGAGGAATGAGCGCGAGCGGTAAAACGGTGCGCATCGGAGCTCGGCGCGCGGTGATATTGGCGGCGAGCGCCGTGCAAACGCCTGCGATTTTATTGAAGAATCGTATCGATCACGGCCCGGTTGGGCACGGGTTTTCGTGTCACCCGGGCGTTTCGATGGCGGGGCGTTTTCCCGAGCCCGTGCGGATGTGGGAAGGCGCGACGCAAGGCCACGAAGTGATTGGTTTGCGCCGCGAGGGGCTGAAGTTCGAGGCACTTGGTTTTGGCCTCGCCGTGATGGCGGGGCGTCTCGGGGGCGTGGGGCGCGATTTTGCGAAGGAAATCGCGGACATGGCGCATGTGGTCGATTGGGGCGCAGCGGTGCGCGCGGAGGCTCGAGGGCGCGTGCGCGTGGTCGCGGGAAAGGCGCAGGTTTTCTATACACCGACGCCGCGCGACGTAGCGCTTTTTCGTCGGGGTTTGCGCGTGCTTGGCGAGATGATGCTCGCAGCGGGTGCCGATCACGTTTCACCCGGCGTACGAGGATTCAAGCCGCGCACGTCGACCATTGCGGACTTGATCGAGCTCGAAAAAGCGGGCCCGACGAACCCTGCGGCATTTACTGCTGCAATCACGCACATGTTCGGCACGTGCGTCATGGGCAGCGATCCGGAAACATCGGTCGTGCGTACGGATTTCCGCCACGTGGCGCTCGAAGGACTCTACATTGCAGATTCGAGCGTATTTCCGTCGAATATCGGCGTCAATCCACAAATCCCCATCATGGCCATCGCGACGCTTGCCGCTCGCGCCGCGGTAGGAGTCGACGTGGCAAAGGCGACCGGTAGAGGGCAAAAAGTGGATCCAGCACCGAAACAACATGATAAAGAGAAGCCCATGACGACTCGACGTGCCGAGCTGACGCTGGAGGACTTGATGGCGATGGATGCGAAAGCGCTTCACGAAGTGCTTTTGCATGGTCACCCGCTCGAACCGGAAAAGCTCGCTGGAAGGGCATACCTTGGGGTGGACCTGAGTTTGCCCGACATTGCGCGCAAGATCCTTTGGCATACGTTCCGAAAAACGTTCACGCGTGATGAATCGACGGGAGATGTGCGCGGATGGAACGTGCGCATGGAGCAGCATGGAGTGAACGGGGCGCGGATCCCGATGCGTAATCGCAAGGGCAAAAGCATTACGTTTGGGCATTACATCGTTCGTAAAACGGACGGCATCGAATTCCCTGGCGATTATCGCGGCACGCATTACCTCGATTATGGA is a genomic window of Polyangiaceae bacterium containing:
- a CDS encoding recombinase A, which produces MSFASAATAPELDIDARRRALFQSALVRPGLSGLSTGRAKALPLGLRPVDAALPEGGLPRGVVVELSAPQGLARATTLALALCASAQADARHRGENDTQGAWCAWLDPTATLFAPGALRAGVDLERLLVIRPDFDDLARVAVRVAQSHAFSVVVIDTAGVPGSRGETRLDRWVTIVRRLALAVEGSDTTVLLLTDANASRAMPLPAAMRIELERIAEDKLGLRVAKDRAGRVTGSCAIDLGR
- a CDS encoding DUF2934 domain-containing protein, whose protein sequence is MKTKGKKADKKNVSLNKKEKKSVVMEATEALAGSELMLDEAVERTPATAQSDDSILPAPANVERRTITNDERQRLIALAAYFRAQQAGFGKTNPVEDWLLAEREVDAMIGAGDSI
- a CDS encoding GMC family oxidoreductase, with amino-acid sequence MNRVDGRTLHVPLDIEADVVIVGSGPAGSAAAREAARLGARVIVVEEGRFFDKSEFPESSFASMAAAYRDMGASVVLGPAPIPFVQGKMVGGSSPINGAICWRMPRDVHAEWIQADPALADALPYEKIEAITLELESRLNVKPTEARIAGTKNLLMAKGAEALGIEHRPIRRNVSDCEGLGRCMQGCPKGNKLSVDATLLSDAESHGAMVVTSVEVTEIERLRDRVVGVRGMSASGKTVRIGARRAVILAASAVQTPAILLKNRIDHGPVGHGFSCHPGVSMAGRFPEPVRMWEGATQGHEVIGLRREGLKFEALGFGLAVMAGRLGGVGRDFAKEIADMAHVVDWGAAVRAEARGRVRVVAGKAQVFYTPTPRDVALFRRGLRVLGEMMLAAGADHVSPGVRGFKPRTSTIADLIELEKAGPTNPAAFTAAITHMFGTCVMGSDPETSVVRTDFRHVALEGLYIADSSVFPSNIGVNPQIPIMAIATLAARAAVGVDVAKATGRGQKVDPAPKQHDKEKPMTTRRAELTLEDLMAMDAKALHEVLLHGHPLEPEKLAGRAYLGVDLSLPDIARKILWHTFRKTFTRDESTGDVRGWNVRMEQHGVNGARIPMRNRKGKSITFGHYIVRKTDGIEFPGDYRGTHYLDYGTVGNPFFDLARLGFTPLVAVNVGSQDLLLGWEVFRVGGKFVPMPLYWALRDEGPLDEVVPRPDEA